The Azospirillum lipoferum 4B genomic sequence CGGAAGTCTCCGGCGGCTTCGATCTCGCCATGGCGCCAGGGAAGGGCCTGGCCGCGCACCGTCTCCTTCCAAATCTCGAAGGAGTTGCGCGGCGACAGCCTGCCGCTGTCGTCGACGGGCTTCGTGGGATCGCCGGCCCATTCGATGGAGCGCACGATCTCCGGCCGGAACCACAGGAGGTAGCTGGGATGCAACTGCGAGATGGAGATCGCCAGCAGCCCGCTGGCGCTGGCCTCCATCCCGGTGGCGGCCTGCATCTCCGCCGGCAGCTGGTGGCTGGCGAACAGATCCTTGATGCCCTGACTGGCCAGCTCCGCGCCGATGGCCTCCACCACCGCCTGCGGCGGGGTATGGCCAATCAGGCGGCAATCGCCGTCGAACAGGATGGCGGCGCCGTCGGCATTCACCAGCGACAGCAGATCCCCGCCATCCTCCGCCAGCCCGTCGACGAAGCGTTCCGCCGCGGCCATATGGGCGAGCAGCCGGGCCTGGATGCTCTTGGAACGGATGCGGTGATCGGCATCCTCCGCCCGCTCCAGCGCGATCATCTGGCTGGACAGCACCTGTCCCAGCAGGTCGCAGGCGGTGCGGACGGCGAAGGACACCTGCCGCGGTTCGGCATGATGGCACGAGATCAGGCCCCACAGCCTCTCGCCATCCATGACGGAGATCGACATCGAGGCCGGCGTGCCCATGTTGCGCATGTATTCCAGATGCACGGGCGACACGCTGCGAAGTACGGAAAAGCTGAGGTCGAGCGGCTCCGCCGCCCCCTCTGCCGACAGGATGGGGACCGGCCGATAGCGGGCATCGGCGATCAGCCGCAGGCGGTTCAGCGCGTAGAGGCGCCGCGCCTGCTCCGGAATGTCCGAAGCGGGAAAGCGCAGGCCGCGGTAGGAGGGCAGGCGGCCGTTGCCGTCCTCGGCGATGACGGTGCCGTTCCACTGGTCGTCGAAGCGATAGATCAGGACGCGGTCGAAACCGGTCAGCGACCGCACCTCCTCCGCCGTGCAGGCCAGCAGCGTCTCGAAATCATGGGACGCCTGCATCCGCCGGATGCCTTCGCGCATCTGTGGGTAGAGCGCCTCCAGCGTGCCGACGCCGGTGGCGGCGAGGTCTTCCAGCTCCAGGATCACCAGCCCGCCGGACCGGTGGGCGATGGCCTGATGGTCGCTGCCGCCGCGCAGGTGGAGGATGTCGAGCTGTACCGGTTCGGCAGGGGCGGTGTGCAGCCGGCGGACGAGCGATGCCATGCCGTCGGCGTCGATCAGCCGGTCGATCGGCTGGCCGAAGGCCGCGTCGAGGGGGCGGTTGAGCACCGCGCCGGCTTCCGCGCTCGCCCGGACCAGCCGCAGGCCGTCGGGTTCCAGCGCCAGGAGATGGCCGTGGGGTTGGATGCTGCCGGGAATGTGAATCGGTTCGCGCGCACAGGCGTCGAGGTCAAGGCTGCCCGCCATGGTCTGGGGCCGCGGTTCCGGTCCGGTTGCAGGCGTCACGATCTTCCTTCGCTCGTCTCGGTCACAATCCGGCAGGCCCGCTCGAATCAGGCCCTCGCCACCAGAGTTTGCCGGATTTCCGCCGAGAGTTCGACGGCAGTCCGAACAGTCCACGATGCAGAATCCGGCTCCTGTCCGACGCGTCGCGTTGCGGCGACCGGC encodes the following:
- a CDS encoding ATP-binding protein gives rise to the protein MAGSLDLDACAREPIHIPGSIQPHGHLLALEPDGLRLVRASAEAGAVLNRPLDAAFGQPIDRLIDADGMASLVRRLHTAPAEPVQLDILHLRGGSDHQAIAHRSGGLVILELEDLAATGVGTLEALYPQMREGIRRMQASHDFETLLACTAEEVRSLTGFDRVLIYRFDDQWNGTVIAEDGNGRLPSYRGLRFPASDIPEQARRLYALNRLRLIADARYRPVPILSAEGAAEPLDLSFSVLRSVSPVHLEYMRNMGTPASMSISVMDGERLWGLISCHHAEPRQVSFAVRTACDLLGQVLSSQMIALERAEDADHRIRSKSIQARLLAHMAAAERFVDGLAEDGGDLLSLVNADGAAILFDGDCRLIGHTPPQAVVEAIGAELASQGIKDLFASHQLPAEMQAATGMEASASGLLAISISQLHPSYLLWFRPEIVRSIEWAGDPTKPVDDSGRLSPRNSFEIWKETVRGQALPWRHGEIEAAGDFRNAIVSIVLRKAEEMAALNEELRRSNGELAAFSYSVSHDLRAPFRHVSSYAELLRSRAADKLNDRERHYLDSIIEAASSAGRLVDGLLHFSQLGRATLARVEVDVGRLVEEVRNLLEPDLRGRNVQWTVHPLPTVTGDPTMLRLVVQNLLSNAIKYSRDRAEPEIEVGCRSTAETHEFYVRDNGRGFDMAYAGKLFGVFQRLHREEEFEGIGIGLANVRRIVERHGGRVWAESRLDHGATFHFSLPRSATAESR